In one window of Methanococcoides methylutens DNA:
- a CDS encoding NADH-ubiquinone oxidoreductase-F iron-sulfur binding region domain-containing protein, with the protein MSENLSYLSGRKGLHENLFEKLGQLAEASVTPDAQEIQQIAKDNLMGEANVYGTLSFYDLLRPENKNKKAYVCNGNACLCAGTQSRTKNELKKHLKEDEIGEMSCLGRCHENSAFYYKGHNYSGKDIDDIASVIKSKVATKEAYATQALGTVILMQTALTVETFTKHLQDLFTLSPDQVLDEIKKAQLGGRGGAGFPMGSKLEATKKAEGKRKFIVCNADEGDPGAYSDRYLLEQQPLRVLLGMLITGYVTGANTGVVYIRAEYPESQMIIKQSISELEDLDILGDNILNSGFSFRLKLIKAQGAYVCGEETALLSSIEGQRPEVRIRPPFPAQQGLFNMPTLVNNVETFANVPFIVEQGGDVFNQIGSSQSKGTKLVSLDSFFNKPGIYEVEMGTPLKTVIEQLGGGFKSDIKALHIGGPLGGLVPVSMINSLHISFESFAENGFLLGHASIVSIPESFPMIEYIQHLFQFVAHESCGKCFPCRLGSTRGFELLQKATESNYKIDEQLFGDLLDTMQQGSLCALGGGLPLPVKNALHYFDKELKDYIK; encoded by the coding sequence ATGTCAGAAAATTTAAGTTATTTATCCGGTCGTAAAGGTTTACATGAAAACCTGTTTGAGAAATTAGGTCAGTTGGCTGAAGCGAGCGTTACGCCTGATGCGCAGGAGATACAACAAATTGCTAAAGACAATCTAATGGGTGAAGCCAATGTCTATGGCACGCTTTCATTTTATGATCTTCTCCGACCTGAAAACAAAAACAAAAAAGCATATGTATGCAACGGAAACGCTTGCTTATGCGCCGGTACACAGTCACGGACAAAAAATGAATTAAAAAAGCATTTGAAAGAAGATGAGATCGGTGAAATGAGTTGCCTGGGCAGATGCCACGAGAATAGTGCATTCTACTACAAAGGGCATAATTATTCGGGTAAGGATATTGATGACATTGCTTCAGTAATTAAATCAAAAGTTGCTACAAAAGAAGCATATGCAACTCAAGCGTTAGGAACAGTCATCTTAATGCAAACCGCATTGACTGTTGAAACTTTTACTAAACATTTACAAGACTTATTTACGCTAAGTCCTGATCAAGTTCTGGATGAGATCAAGAAAGCACAGTTAGGAGGCCGCGGCGGTGCCGGTTTCCCGATGGGATCTAAGCTGGAAGCTACTAAAAAAGCTGAAGGCAAACGTAAATTCATTGTTTGCAATGCCGATGAGGGTGATCCTGGGGCTTACTCTGATCGTTATTTACTGGAACAACAACCGTTGAGAGTTTTATTAGGCATGCTGATAACGGGTTACGTAACTGGTGCGAATACTGGTGTAGTCTATATCAGAGCCGAGTATCCCGAATCACAAATGATCATCAAACAAAGCATCAGTGAACTGGAAGATTTGGATATACTGGGAGATAATATTCTCAACTCAGGTTTCTCGTTCCGACTTAAGTTGATCAAAGCTCAGGGTGCCTACGTATGCGGTGAAGAAACTGCATTGCTTTCATCCATAGAAGGACAACGCCCCGAAGTACGTATTCGTCCACCTTTCCCGGCACAACAAGGTCTATTTAATATGCCTACGCTGGTGAACAATGTTGAAACCTTTGCCAATGTTCCCTTTATTGTTGAACAAGGTGGCGATGTGTTTAACCAGATTGGCTCTTCACAATCTAAAGGCACCAAATTGGTTTCGTTGGATAGTTTCTTTAATAAACCCGGGATTTATGAAGTTGAGATGGGCACTCCTCTTAAAACCGTAATTGAACAATTGGGCGGTGGCTTCAAAAGCGATATAAAAGCTTTGCATATTGGAGGTCCATTGGGGGGCTTGGTTCCGGTATCAATGATCAACTCCTTACATATCTCATTTGAATCCTTTGCTGAAAATGGCTTTTTATTGGGGCATGCTTCTATTGTAAGTATTCCTGAAAGCTTCCCGATGATCGAATACATACAGCACTTGTTCCAATTCGTGGCACATGAAAGCTGCGGAAAATGTTTCCCCTGCAGATTAGGCTCTACACGTGGCTTTGAGCTACTACAAAAAGCAACTGAAAGCAATTACAAAATAGATGAGCAATTATTTGGTGACTTACTGGACACTATGCAACAAGGCTCTTTATGCGCTTTGGGAGGCGGACTGCCCTTGCCCGTTAAAAATGCGCTACACTACTTTGACAAAGAATTAAAAGATTACATTAAATAA
- a CDS encoding ABC transporter ATP-binding protein, translating into MVKIKIRDMCFGYGSTPILEDVSVDIYRSSFVSIVGPNGAGKSTMLKCINKILMPNSGDIHIDECNLKHMKRMEVARNLAYVPQSSNRIFPTTVFETVLMGRRPHIGWFNNEIDKEKVWQVLEEMGIEDLALCSFDELSGGQQQKILIARALAQDTGVILLDEPTSNLDIWHQLDVMESVQRLVSEKKVTALMAVHDLNLASRYSDQILMMKDGKVVSAGKPSQVLTTENIAKVYGVEAHVYNHAETPYVMPLKQLDVGVSS; encoded by the coding sequence ATGGTGAAAATAAAGATAAGGGATATGTGCTTTGGCTATGGCAGTACACCAATACTGGAAGATGTATCTGTTGATATCTATCGGTCAAGTTTTGTGAGCATTGTGGGTCCTAACGGCGCTGGAAAATCGACCATGCTTAAGTGTATCAACAAGATCTTAATGCCTAATTCAGGTGATATACATATTGACGAATGTAATTTAAAGCACATGAAGCGCATGGAGGTTGCAAGGAATCTTGCTTATGTTCCTCAGAGTTCCAACAGGATCTTTCCCACGACGGTTTTTGAGACCGTTCTGATGGGAAGAAGGCCTCATATTGGCTGGTTCAACAATGAAATCGATAAAGAAAAGGTCTGGCAGGTGCTTGAGGAGATGGGTATTGAGGACCTTGCATTATGTAGTTTCGATGAACTGAGCGGAGGGCAGCAACAAAAGATCCTCATTGCAAGGGCACTGGCACAGGACACAGGTGTCATTTTACTTGATGAACCCACCAGTAATCTGGATATATGGCACCAGCTGGATGTTATGGAGAGTGTGCAAAGGCTTGTTAGTGAAAAAAAAGTCACAGCTTTAATGGCTGTACACGACCTCAATCTGGCTTCAAGGTACTCAGATCAGATCTTGATGATGAAAGATGGTAAGGTAGTTTCTGCCGGGAAACCTTCTCAGGTACTTACAACTGAAAACATAGCAAAGGTCTATGGAGTTGAAGCACATGTCTATAATCATGCTGAAACTCCATATGTTATGCCTCTAAAGCAGCTTGATGTGGGTGTAAGTAGTTGA
- a CDS encoding FecCD family ABC transporter permease: MIFEVSGIISSFIFDGENMQNPFKKQHNAKSENIKISGYEKNSRAREGYQRYVGKKLFFLVCMLGLVTFLSAFIVTIGPLEISVSEVYKILLSSLFPSYFASEGLPSQIVWNIRLPRIVAGIMAGFGLGICGCVMQAVLKNPLASPFTLGISSGANFGVAVAAVMGVGVMGGPYLLVGNAFLFSMLCALFIIALASFKGATSETLILAGIAINYLFGSLSDLFRYFATDEQLRIMVSWGMGDLSAFSWSNFALLLGVFVFCTPLLYLKVNDLNIMAIGDENAKSLGIDANRVRMFSMLLASLLIATVVCFTGTIAFIGLVAPHMARMVVGSDHKYLFPASGLLGALILISADATGLNILRPTMIPTGIMTSLLGVPFFMYLILKKKKKEFW; the protein is encoded by the coding sequence GTGATATTTGAAGTTTCCGGGATCATATCCTCTTTTATCTTTGATGGTGAAAATATGCAAAATCCTTTTAAAAAACAACATAATGCCAAATCGGAAAATATTAAAATTTCCGGGTATGAGAAGAATTCTCGGGCAAGGGAAGGTTACCAACGTTATGTGGGGAAAAAACTCTTTTTCCTCGTTTGCATGTTAGGTCTGGTAACCTTCCTTTCAGCTTTTATAGTTACAATTGGCCCACTTGAGATCTCAGTGTCGGAGGTCTATAAAATATTACTTTCCAGTTTATTCCCTAGCTATTTTGCCAGTGAAGGACTACCTTCACAGATCGTATGGAATATTCGTCTTCCACGCATTGTTGCTGGTATAATGGCAGGCTTCGGGTTGGGGATATGTGGGTGTGTAATGCAGGCAGTTCTTAAAAATCCGCTGGCAAGTCCTTTCACTCTGGGTATTTCTTCCGGAGCGAATTTTGGTGTGGCTGTAGCAGCTGTAATGGGTGTAGGTGTTATGGGAGGTCCATACCTTCTGGTGGGAAATGCCTTCCTTTTTTCAATGTTATGTGCACTGTTCATAATTGCTCTTGCAAGTTTTAAAGGTGCAACTTCCGAAACCCTGATTCTTGCAGGCATTGCGATAAATTATTTGTTCGGATCTCTCAGTGACCTGTTTCGATATTTTGCCACGGATGAACAGTTGAGAATAATGGTTAGCTGGGGTATGGGTGACCTTTCTGCTTTTTCATGGAGCAATTTCGCACTTCTGCTTGGTGTATTTGTCTTCTGTACTCCTTTGCTTTACCTGAAGGTGAATGATCTCAACATAATGGCAATAGGTGATGAAAATGCCAAAAGCCTCGGTATCGATGCAAATAGGGTAAGAATGTTCAGTATGCTTCTTGCAAGCCTTCTGATAGCGACAGTTGTTTGTTTTACAGGAACGATCGCCTTTATAGGACTTGTTGCACCCCATATGGCACGTATGGTCGTAGGTTCGGATCACAAATACCTGTTCCCGGCCTCTGGATTACTCGGAGCTCTCATATTGATATCAGCAGATGCTACTGGCCTGAACATACTGAGACCTACAATGATACCGACGGGAATTATGACCTCTCTGCTTGGAGTACCTTTTTTCATGTATCTTATACTTAAAAAGAAAAAGAAGGAGTTCTGGTAA
- a CDS encoding ABC transporter substrate-binding protein: MNAAALPSNLPCDNGDGILIEDEVSGAVCDYMLDDSSYSLDDVGDASYILTFWNGSPKSVTDSHDREVTFYRPVERIITTNPDNSRMVIALGNLDKMVSTDECTCSGCILPRDGNDEKIAKNAWESLQIYGGGQLDDLPETNTRKEIDYETMAILKPDVVFDATWYNRGDLIEEKVGCPCVDAGAGFTFAESYEHISLMGNVLDRQEKAVGLEAYVRSKVDMIESVTSQLEDSEKPTVYFAPRGAKKGFYDSVEGRDFTRTEAVYEPLDIAGGTNVARDCTGENVNVPPEQIVAWEPDYIFVSWSSTSALGEPNGVDFVMETAELSEIPAVSNNNVYSCIYPYCRGRPLDRSLLNMMYMAKCLHPEEFRDLDLEAEGNEVYRQILGIDGVYTEMAEYQPFLKEVN, translated from the coding sequence ATGAACGCAGCGGCATTGCCATCAAATCTTCCATGTGACAACGGCGATGGTATACTTATTGAAGATGAGGTTTCAGGTGCTGTATGTGATTACATGCTCGATGACAGCTCATATTCACTTGATGATGTAGGTGATGCTTCATACATACTTACCTTCTGGAATGGCAGTCCAAAGTCAGTAACTGATAGTCATGACAGGGAAGTGACTTTCTACAGGCCCGTAGAGAGAATTATCACAACCAATCCTGACAATTCCAGGATGGTAATCGCTCTTGGTAATCTTGACAAAATGGTTTCTACTGATGAGTGTACATGTTCCGGATGCATCCTGCCAAGAGATGGAAACGATGAGAAAATAGCTAAGAATGCGTGGGAATCCCTCCAGATATATGGTGGAGGCCAGCTCGATGATCTTCCGGAAACAAATACCCGTAAAGAGATCGATTATGAAACCATGGCGATACTTAAGCCAGATGTCGTTTTCGATGCAACCTGGTACAACAGGGGAGACCTGATCGAAGAGAAGGTCGGTTGTCCTTGTGTTGATGCAGGTGCAGGTTTTACTTTTGCTGAAAGTTATGAGCACATCAGTTTGATGGGCAATGTTCTGGATAGGCAGGAGAAGGCCGTTGGACTGGAGGCTTATGTGCGTTCAAAGGTTGATATGATCGAATCTGTGACCTCACAGCTCGAAGATAGTGAGAAACCAACGGTCTATTTTGCACCAAGGGGTGCCAAGAAAGGTTTCTATGATTCTGTTGAAGGGAGGGATTTCACCCGCACAGAAGCGGTCTATGAGCCATTGGACATAGCAGGTGGTACAAACGTTGCAAGAGATTGTACTGGCGAGAACGTCAATGTCCCACCGGAACAGATTGTTGCATGGGAGCCTGATTACATATTTGTCTCATGGTCCTCCACTTCAGCATTGGGTGAACCAAACGGTGTTGATTTTGTAATGGAGACCGCCGAACTTTCAGAGATCCCTGCTGTAAGTAACAATAATGTGTATTCCTGTATCTATCCATACTGCAGAGGCAGGCCTCTGGACAGGAGCCTTTTGAATATGATGTACATGGCAAAATGCCTGCATCCGGAAGAGTTCAGGGACCTTGACCTGGAAGCAGAAGGAAATGAGGTATATAGGCAAATCCTGGGAATTGATGGTGTTTATACCGAAATGGCAGAATACCAGCCTTTCCTGAAAGAGGTCAATTGA
- a CDS encoding ATP-binding protein: MGTGSDGLKALLCGKGGSGKSTLTALIARSLSDRGCNVLVIDNDESNFGLHRQMGLELPDDLLNFLGGKKNLVEKMMEAFPKGEKLTLFDHKWEIPTIPEAYVSRKGNLSLMAVGKIHEFGEGCACPMGALAKQLIQNIDIGKDDFVLVDTEAGIEHFGRGVEEGCDILFMVVDPSYESIRLSEKISELADNAGKQLYYILNRAEGAGKEILCCGIPDDRVISTVPIHESVFKAGLLGDEFQASVPEVDLIADFLVGLKSK, from the coding sequence GTGGGAACAGGAAGTGATGGATTGAAAGCATTGCTCTGTGGAAAAGGTGGTAGTGGCAAAAGTACACTTACGGCTTTGATCGCCAGGTCCCTTTCTGATAGGGGCTGTAATGTCCTCGTCATAGATAACGATGAATCCAATTTCGGCCTGCACAGGCAAATGGGTCTGGAATTGCCGGATGACCTCCTGAACTTCCTGGGAGGAAAGAAGAACCTTGTCGAAAAGATGATGGAAGCTTTTCCAAAGGGTGAGAAACTCACCCTTTTCGATCATAAATGGGAGATTCCGACCATCCCGGAAGCATATGTCAGCAGAAAAGGAAATCTTTCTTTGATGGCAGTTGGGAAAATCCATGAATTCGGGGAGGGCTGTGCATGCCCCATGGGTGCTCTTGCAAAACAGTTGATACAGAACATAGACATCGGTAAGGATGATTTTGTTCTCGTTGACACAGAGGCAGGGATAGAACACTTTGGCCGGGGTGTGGAAGAAGGCTGTGACATTCTTTTCATGGTGGTAGATCCTTCCTATGAATCCATACGTCTTTCTGAAAAGATCAGTGAGCTTGCAGACAATGCCGGAAAACAGCTTTACTATATCCTGAACAGGGCTGAGGGTGCAGGCAAGGAGATATTATGTTGTGGCATCCCTGATGATCGGGTGATCTCTACTGTTCCTATTCATGAGTCCGTCTTTAAGGCCGGTCTTCTTGGAGATGAATTCCAGGCCTCAGTTCCGGAAGTTGATCTGATAGCTGATTTTTTAGTAGGACTTAAGTCGAAATAA